Proteins found in one Primulina huaijiensis isolate GDHJ02 unplaced genomic scaffold, ASM1229523v2 scaffold28027, whole genome shotgun sequence genomic segment:
- the LOC140967800 gene encoding transcription factor MYB30-like, translating to MGRAPCCEKMGLKKGPWTAEEDIILVNFINRHGHGNWRALPKRAGLLRCGKSCRLRWMNYLRPDIKRGNFTREEEETIIKLHQELGNKWSVMAARLPGRTDNEIKNVWHTHLKKRVARNPRSDPRPERHIPVSGFDPKSDNDSLPNSPAHSSSDTSSVITTYTAADAGHDCITADTNFLEMDESFWSEVFSANEYSSDRASDFSTGNNDLELQFRMEENLFGGGVSIDFWLELLNDAEELTGSL from the exons ATGGGTCGAGCTCCCTGCTGTGAGAAAATGGGATTGAAAAAGGGCCCGTGGACAGCCGAAGAAGACATCATTCTCGTCAATTTCATCAATCGGCACGGCCATGGCAATTGGCGGGCCCTTCCCAAACGAGCTG GGCTTTTGAGGTGTGGGAAGAGCTGCCGGCTCCGGTGGATGAATTACTTGCGGCCCGATATTAAGAGAGGGAATTTCACAAGGGAAGAAGAGGAAACAATCATTAAATTGCATCAAGAATTGGGGAACAA ATGGTCAGTAATGGCAGCAAGATTACCGGGCCGCACAGACAAcgaaataaaaaatgtttggCATACCCACTTGAAGAAAAGGGTCGCCAGAAATCCCCGGTCTGATCCAAGACCCGAACGCCACATCCCCGTATCCGGATTCGATCCCAAGTCGGACAACGATTCACTGCCAAATTCTCCGGCACATTCATCCAGCGATACCTCGTCGGTGATCACCACGTACACCGCCGCTGACGCTGGCCATGATTGCATCACTGCCGACACGAACTTTCTGGAAATGGACGAAAGCTTCTGGTCGGAGGTCTTTTCTGCGAATGAATATTCGAGTGATCGAGCTAGTGATTTCTCCACTGGCAATAATGATTTGGAACTCCAATTCCGAATGGAGGAGAATTTGTTTGGTGGGGGGGTGAGCATAGATTTTTGGCTTGAATTGCTCAACGACGCAGAGGAGTTGACAGGATCACTTTAA
- the LOC140967776 gene encoding uncharacterized protein, whose protein sequence is MEFHTNDREESMNSSEEAEHESTYIRVRRFYECLFCKRGFDTAQALGGHMNIHRKDTARRNKPTSTPSKCQRTNRSIDPDDWRVMRLDDFPPVIMGGLETNHEEELDLELRLGYDS, encoded by the exons ATGGAGTTCCATACCAATGATCGAGAGGAATCCATGAACTCTAGCGAAGAAGCCGAGCACGAAAGCACCTACATTCGTGTAAGGCGATTTTACGAGTGTTTGTTTTGCAAGAGAGGATTCGATACAGCACAGGCTTTGGGTGGACACATGAATATCCACAGAAAAGATACGGCAAGAAGAAACAAGCCAACCAGTACTCCAAGCAA ATGTCAGAGAACGAATCGGTCGATTGATCCAGACGATTGGCGAGTCATGAGATTGGACGACTTTCCCCCGGTGATCATGGGAGGGTTGGAGACGAATCATGAGGAGGAATTGGATTTGGAGCTGCGGCTTGGATATGATTCTTGA
- the LOC140967813 gene encoding structural maintenance of chromosomes protein 1-like isoform X2, with translation MPSRSASGKILRLELENFKSYKGHQVIGPFYDFTAIIGPNGAGKSNLMDAISFVLGVRTGQLRGAQLRDLVYAFDDREKERRGRKAHVMLVYQLPDGPEIQFTRSITTAGGSEYRVGEHVVNWDEYNAKLRSLGILVKARNFLVFQGDVESIASKNPKELTALLEQISGSEEYKRQYEELEQQKAEVDEKAVLAHQKKKTISAEKKQKKLQKEEAEKHIKLQDQLKSLKQEHFLWQLLNIQKDTEKANEDLDVEENVRKEIVDELGNYEAEASKKKKEQIGYLKDIAQRERRITEKRSKIDKSQPELVRLKEAILRITSKIKSTNKELSKKKEEKRRHTEEVEKIRNDLSDVSKQLEELRKKGQDAGGKLQLLDSQMETYHQIKEEAGMKTAKLKDEKEVLDRQQNAEIEARNNLEENILQLDSRKQELESQEKQMQTRLKKILDAVGKHKDELTRVRKEQREMKDKLVESRRKYEMLKAKISDLDNQLRELKADRHENERDARMSQSVETLNRLFPGVHGRMTDLCRPTQKKYNLAVTVAMGRFMDAVVVEDEHTGKECIKYLKEQRLPPLTFIPLQSVRVKPVIERLRTLGGTAKLVFDVIQFDPVLEKAILFAVGNTLVCDDLREAKDLSWSGQRFKVVTTDGTLLTKSGTMTGGTSGGMEARSHKWDDKKIEGLKKKKEDLESESEKLGSIREMQLKESEASGKISGLEKKIQYAEIEKKSIEDKLTKMKVEKSNIEDEIGRVKPEFQKLENAISTRTSKITSLEKRINDIVDRIYKRFSESVGVKNIREYEENQLKAVDQMAAEKLSLHNQHSKLKYQLEYEMKRDVGSRIAKLESTISDLKNSLKEVEKSQNDLKSATETANSEIENLKEEVQAWKSKSEDCEKDIQEWKKKISASTTNISKHNRQIKSKEALIEQLNLQKQEILEKCELEQIDIPTVDDPMDTGSSTPGPVFDFSLLNRSLLQKSKPSERDKIEIEFTQKITSLMSEIERTAPNLKALDQYEAVLAKERAASKEWEAARDEQNKITAEFNRA, from the exons ATGCCATCCCGGTCCGCCTCCGGGAAGATCCTCCGGCTGGAGCTGGAGAACTTCAAGTCCTACAAGGGCCACCAAGTCATCGGCCCGTTCTACGATTTCACGGCCATTATTGGCCCCAACGGAGCCGGGAAATCTAATTTGATGGATGCGATAAGCTTCGTCCTTGGTGTGCGGACTGGACAGCTACGTGGGGCCCAGTTGAGAGACCTCGTTTACGCTTTCGACGACCGCGAGAAGGAGCGAAGAGGCCGTAAGGCGCATGTCATGCTGGTGTACCAGCTTCCTGACGGGCCGGAAATTCAATTCACGCGGTCAATTACCACTGCCGGTGGCAGTGAGTATAGGGTAGGGGAGCACGTAGTGAATTGGGACGAGTATAATGCGAAGTTGAGGTCCCTTGGCATTCTAGTCAAAGCGCggaattttcttgtttttcag GGAGACGTGGAGTCTATAGCTTCAAAAAATCCTAAAGAGCTGACAGCACTCCTGGAGCAAATTTCTGGTTCTGAAGAATACAAGAGACAATATGAGGAGCTGGAGCAACAAAAAGCCGAAGTTGATGAAAAGGCAGTGCTTGCCCATCAAAAGAAGAAAACTATTTCTGCAGAGAAAAAGCAGAAGAAGCTGCAAAAAGAGGAAGCTGAAAAACATATCAAATTGCAAGATCAACTG AAATCTTTGAAGCAGGAACATTTTCTTTGGCAACTTTTGAACATACAAAAAGATACTGAAAAGGCAAATGAGGACCTGGATGTTGAGGAAAATGTCCGCAAAGAAATTGTGGATGAACTCGGTAATTATGAGGCTGAAGCAAGCAAGAAGAAGAAAGAGCAGATTGGATACTTGAAAGATATTGCACAGCGTGAGAGGAGGATCACAGAGAAACGGAGTAAAATCGACAAGAGC CAACCTGAGCTTGTAAGATTGAAGGAGGCGATTTTGCGTATAacatcaaaaattaaaagtacaAATAAAGAGCTTAgtaagaaaaaagaagaaaaaaggaGACATACAGAGGAGGTAGAGAAAATTCGGAACGACTTAAGTGATGTGAGTAAGCAACTCGAGGAGTTGAGGAAAAAAGGGCAGGATGCTGGTGGAAAGCTTCAGTTACTTGACAGTCAAATGGAGACTTATCACCAGAT TAAAGAGGAGGCTGGGATGAAAACTGCTAAATTAAAAGATGAGAAGGAGGTTTTAGACAGGCAGCAAAATGCTGAAATCGAAGCCAGgaataatttggaagaaaatattcTGCAGTTGGACAGTCGAAAGCAGGAGCTGGAGTCACAAGAGAAACAAATGCAAACTAGACTTAAAAAAATTCTCGATGCAGTTGGAAAGCACAAGGATGAGCTAACAAGAGTGCGTAAGGAACAACGTGAAATGAAAGACAAACTTGTGGAATCCAG GCGCAAGTATGAAATGCTGAAGGCAAAAATTAGTGATCTGGATAATCAACTGCGGGAACTAAAGGCTGATAGACATGAAAATGAGAGGGATGCCAGGATGTCTCAGTCAGTTGAAACTCTAAATCGCCTCTTTCCTGGTGTTCATGGTCGCATGACTGATCTCTGTCGGCCGACACAGAAGAAGTATAACCTTGCTGTTACTGTTGCTATGGGCAGATTTATGGATGCTGTGGTAGTGGAGGACGAACACACTGGGAAGGAATGTATAAAG TATTTGAAAGAACAAAGGCTTCCTCCACTAACATTCATACCTCTTCAATCGGTGCGTGTGAAGCCAGTTATTGAGAGGTTGCGCACCTTAGGAGGAACAGCCAAGTTGGTCTTTGATGTCATACA ATTTGATCCTGTGCTGGAAAAAGCTATTTTGTTTGCTGTTGGAAATACCTTAGTTTGTGATGATCTTCGTGAAGCTAAAGATCTGAGCTGGAGCGGGCAGAGGTTCAAAG TTGTGACTACTGATGGGACCTTACTGACCAAATCCGGAACCATGACTGGGGGCACAAGCGGTGGAATGGAGGCACGTTCACACAAATGGGATGACAAAAAAATTGAAG GACttaagaagaagaaagaagatCTTGAATCCGAATCTGAAAAGCTTGGATCAATAAGAGAAATGCAGCTCAAGGAGTCTGAAGCATCTGGCAAAATCAGTGGACTTGAGAAAAAAATTCAGTATGCAGAAATCGAGAAG AAAAGCATAGAGGACAAGCTTACCAAAATGAAGGTGGAGAAGAGCAATATAGAAGATGAAATTGGTCGCGTCAAACCTGAATTTCAAAag TTGGAAAATGCTATTAGCACAAGGACATCAAAGATAACATCATTGGAAAAGAGGATCAATGATATAGTTGACCGAATCTACAAGAGATTCAGTGAGTCTGTCGGTGTGAAAAACATTCGAGAATATGAAGAAAATCAACTAAAGGCTGTTGATCAGATGGCTGCAGAGAAGCTCAGCTTGCATAACCAGCATTCAAAGCTAAAGTACCA ATTGGAGTATGAAATGAAACGAGATGTGGGTTCACGAATTGCCAAACTGGAATCAACAATATCTGACTTGAAAAATTCTTTGAAAGAGGTAGAGAAAAGTCAGAATGATTTGAAATCAGCAACGGAGACTGCAAATTCGGAGATCGAGAATTTAAAGGAAGAAGTACAAG CATGGAAGTCAAAATCTGAAGACTGTGAAAAGGATATCCAGGAATGGAAGAAAAAGATATCTGCATCCACTACAAATATTAGCAAGCACAATCGTCAAATTAAGTCCAAG GAGGCTCTGATTGAGCAGTTGAATTTGCAGAAGCAAGAGATATTAGAGAAATGTGAGCTAGAACAAATAGATATTCCAACAGTGGATGACCCTATGGATACCGGATCATCAACACCGGGGCCAGTTTTTGACTTCAGTTTACTGAATAGGTCTCTTCTGCAAAAGTCAAAACCATCTGAAAGGGAcaaaattgaaattgaatttactCAAAAAATAACTTCTTTGATGTCTGAAATCGAAAGAACAGCTCCGAATTTGAAGGCACTTGACCAATATGAGGCTGTGTTGGCAAAGGAAAGAGCTGCATCCAAAGAATGGGAAGCTGCCAGAGATGAGCAGAACAAAATAACTGCTGAATTCAACCGA GCATGA
- the LOC140967797 gene encoding uncharacterized protein, producing the protein MDSEGQRTTSNPSAMLTALLCKRAKLHEELRNIEKQVYDMETIYLQDPSQCGNVLKGFEGFLSSSKNTALLKRSRKFQLEDRLFSLSSVTSPAAEEVAWDGGIAANGPGKPKKGRGPREAKRKQSSEVDYDYEEDADLM; encoded by the exons ATGGATTCTGAAG GACAAAGAACTACTTCAAACCCTTCTGCGATGCTGACTGCCCTTTTGTGCAAGAGGGCCAAACTGCATGAAGAACTTCGGAATATAGAGAAACAG GTATATGATATGGAGACGATTTATTTACAGGACCCAAGCCAATGTGGCAATGTTTTGAAAGGTTTTGAGGGGTTTTTGTCATCCTCCAAGAATACTGCACT CTTGAAACGATCCCGGAAGTTTCAGCTTGAAGATAGGCTCTTTTCGTTATCTTCAGTCACTTCACCAGCT GCCGAAGAAGTTGCATGGGATGGTGGTATAGCAGCTAATGGACC GGGAAAACCAAAGAAAGGTAGAGGACCAAGAGAGGCAAAGAGAAAGCAATCGAGCGAAGTTGACTATGACTATGAAGAGGACGCTGATTTGATGTAG
- the LOC140967799 gene encoding probable myosin-binding protein 4 yields the protein MLGIILLQLMAAEVLSVKKGKSPGFMTLLSSAACEWFLIFLLFVDAAFSYLLTKFAQYCEIKTPCPLCSRLDLVSGKKKPENYWSLLCRSHREEMSFLVPCSIHNNLADVNGMCEECITPIIMQHKSNSESYRLLVGKLWVDVERSILQNLMLNKNIRFGSSGRRTCSCCNKIWRAKSNAERLLGLSPVSLGASKANLKPPLPRVPGRSRFSRRDSLKRLREKFSGPMAHHSALGNSVDTLSHVGYTKLKISSDSESDVLFSEDDEEGNASCRCKIESKPDYNVQSSLKGPPITQDEKVKPSVLDIPNLLDLSDDKTFSSLSVDTFIEHGLRELNWAEAYNKPSTFVTPEIASLDNSSQPLGVGKGSLDLPEETYNCSSFLKKQLNDEGRREKGKTSTVNHIEAVAGTSSKDVHSSESNKKNMTDASTQIMENRELSSLQPVEPIKACDSAKNEEEDTNSLPQYSTSDAGLSSKDKSPRAHNEYIEFSKPEDSSYQANETSLYEYLEGTGDADIEGKSMLDRLKQQVEQDKVYMNSLYKELEEERNASAVAANETMAMITRLQEEKASLHMEALQYLRMMEEQAEYDVEALERANDVIAEKEKELQDLEAELESYRNNFGDESLGADKENNLGTSSDSKSYNIKKTNGTCNPAMDGPASKSVDEKLYILRCLKKLEKKIHQVQNDEKMKNEVGNLHRTGETSISQENGDNGSFEQNNVYPSNGNPDHDREKDFVSGKREKQLENGPCAFEKEIAELHQRLDALETDQDFLKHVSDLLHNGKDGLNLIQEISHQLQELSKVECNTKR from the exons ATGTTGGGGATCATACTCTTGCAATTAATGGCTGCTGAGGTTCTATCTGTGAAAAAGGGGAAATCCCCTGGATTCATGACTCTATTGTCATCCGCAGCTTGTGAAtggtttttgatatttttgctATTCGTGGACGCggcgttttcgtatttgctcACAAAATTTGCTCAATACTGTGAGATCAAAACTCCTTGCCCGTTATGCTCGAGGCTCGATCTTGTCTCCGGGAAAAAGAAACCAGAAAACTATTGGAGTTTATTATGCAGAAGCCACAGAGAAGAGATGTCATTTCTAGTGCCTTGTTCTATACACAATAATCTTGCCGATGTTAATGGGATGTGTGAAGAATGTATTACGCCAATTATTATGCAGCATAAATCGAATTCTGAATCATATAGGTTGTTAGTTGGTAAGCTGTGGGTTGATGTAGAACGATCCATTCTCCAAAACTTAATGCTGAATAAGAATATACGATTTGGTTCTTCGGGGCGTAGGACGTGTTCTTGCTGCAACAAGATATGGAGAGCTAAATCTAATGCTGAAAGATTACTCGGGCTTTCTCCAGTTAGTCTTGGGGCTTCTAAAGCCAATCTGAAGCCTCCTTTGCCTCGTGTGCCAGGTCGGAGTCGTTTTAGTCGTAGGGATAGCTTGAAAAGGTTGAGAGAGAAATTCTCAGGGCCGATGGCACACCATTCTGCTTTAGGAAATAGTGTTGATACACTGTCTCATGTGGGTTATACGAAGCTGAAAATCTCCTCTGATTCCGAGTCCGATGTCCTATTCTCGGAGGATGATGAAGAAGGAAATGCGAGTTGTCGCTGTAAAATTGAAAGTAAACCAGACTATAATGTTCAATCTAGCTTAAAAGGTCCACCTATAACACAGGATGAGAAAGTGAAACCTTCGGTTCTTGATATACCAAATCTGCTTGATTTGAGTGATGATAAGACTTTCAGTTCTTTATCAGTAGATACGTTCATAGAGCACGGTCTTAGAGAGCTTAACTGGGCAGAAGCTTATAATAAACCAAGCACATTTGTGACACCGGAAATAGCTTCATTAGACAACAGTTCCCAACCACTTGGTGTCGGGAAAGGTTCTTTAGATTTGCCTGAAGAGACTTATAATTGCTCGTCATTTCTCAAGAAGC AATTAAATGACGAGGGAAGAAgggaaaaaggaaaaacatcTACGGTGAATCATATAGAAGCCGTTGCAGGAACTTCTTCAAAAGATGTTCATTCATCAGAgtcaaataaaaagaatatgacAGATGCTTCTACGCAGATAATGGAAAACAGAGAATTGTCAAGCTTACAACCAGTTGAGCCAATCAAAGCTTGTGACTCTGCTAAAAACGAAGAAGAAGATACAAATTCCCTGCCACAATATTCTACATCTGACGCAGGCTTGTCTTCGAAAGATAAAAGTCCTAGAGCTCATAATGAATACATTGAATTTAGTAAACCCGAGGATTCCTCTTATCAGGCAAATGAGACCAGCCTATACGAATATTTGGAGGGAACTGGTGATGCCGATATTGAAGGTAAAAGTATGCTTGATCGACTAAAACAACAGGTTGAGCAGGATAAAGTCTACATGAATTCTTTATACAAGGAATTGGAGGAAGAAAGAAACGCTTCTGCAGTTGCAGCAAATGAAACCATGGCCATGATTACGAGACTACAGGAGGAGAAAGCGTCACTTCACATGGAGGCATTGCAATACTTAAGAATGATGGAGGAACAAGCAGAGTATGATGTGGAGGCACTGGAAAGAGCCAATGATGTTATTGCTGAAAAGGAGAAGGAATTGCAGGACTTGGAAGCGGAGTTGGAATCCTACAGAAACAACTTTGGTGATGAATCATTAGGAGCCGATAAAGAAAATAATCTCGGCACTTCTAGTGATTCGAAAtcttataatattaaaaaaaccaATGGAACATGTAACCCAGCCATGGATGGTCCAGCCTCGAAATCTGTGGATGAAAAACTCTACATCTTGCGATGTTTGAAGAAGTTGGAGAAGAAGATCCATCAAGTTCAGAATGATGAAAAGATGAAAAACGAGGTTGGGAATCTTCATCGTACCGGAGAGACGTCAATAAGTCAAGAAAATGGAGATAATGGTTCATTTGAGCAAAATAATGTGTATCCTTCAAACGGGAATCCAGATCATGACAGGGAAAAAGATTTTGTTTCAGGGAAAAGAGAGAAACAATTAGAAAATGGTCCTTGCGCTTTTGAGAAGGAAATTGCAGAACTTCACCAGAGGTTGGATGCACTTGAGACTGACCAAGATTTCCTCAAGCACGTGTCTGACTTGCTTCATAATGGAAAGGATGGATTAAATCTAATTCAGGAAATATCTCATCAGCTACAAGAGTTGAGTAAAGTTGAATGCAATACTAAAAGATGA
- the LOC140967813 gene encoding structural maintenance of chromosomes protein 1-like isoform X1, producing the protein MPSRSASGKILRLELENFKSYKGHQVIGPFYDFTAIIGPNGAGKSNLMDAISFVLGVRTGQLRGAQLRDLVYAFDDREKERRGRKAHVMLVYQLPDGPEIQFTRSITTAGGSEYRVGEHVVNWDEYNAKLRSLGILVKARNFLVFQGDVESIASKNPKELTALLEQISGSEEYKRQYEELEQQKAEVDEKAVLAHQKKKTISAEKKQKKLQKEEAEKHIKLQDQLKSLKQEHFLWQLLNIQKDTEKANEDLDVEENVRKEIVDELGNYEAEASKKKKEQIGYLKDIAQRERRITEKRSKIDKSQPELVRLKEAILRITSKIKSTNKELSKKKEEKRRHTEEVEKIRNDLSDVSKQLEELRKKGQDAGGKLQLLDSQMETYHQIKEEAGMKTAKLKDEKEVLDRQQNAEIEARNNLEENILQLDSRKQELESQEKQMQTRLKKILDAVGKHKDELTRVRKEQREMKDKLVESRRKYEMLKAKISDLDNQLRELKADRHENERDARMSQSVETLNRLFPGVHGRMTDLCRPTQKKYNLAVTVAMGRFMDAVVVEDEHTGKECIKYLKEQRLPPLTFIPLQSVRVKPVIERLRTLGGTAKLVFDVIQFDPVLEKAILFAVGNTLVCDDLREAKDLSWSGQRFKVVTTDGTLLTKSGTMTGGTSGGMEARSHKWDDKKIEGLKKKKEDLESESEKLGSIREMQLKESEASGKISGLEKKIQYAEIEKKSIEDKLTKMKVEKSNIEDEIGRVKPEFQKLENAISTRTSKITSLEKRINDIVDRIYKRFSESVGVKNIREYEENQLKAVDQMAAEKLSLHNQHSKLKYQLEYEMKRDVGSRIAKLESTISDLKNSLKEVEKSQNDLKSATETANSEIENLKEEVQAWKSKSEDCEKDIQEWKKKISASTTNISKHNRQIKSKEALIEQLNLQKQEILEKCELEQIDIPTVDDPMDTGSSTPGPVFDFSLLNRSLLQKSKPSERDKIEIEFTQKITSLMSEIERTAPNLKALDQYEAVLAKERAASKEWEAARDEQNKITAEFNRVKQTRHDLFMKAFDHISGNIDKIYNELTKSNTHSVGGASSTHAVGGTAYLNLENPDEPYLYGIKYSAMPPTKRYRDMSQLSGGEKTVAALALLFSIHSFRPSPFFILDEVDAALDNLNVAKVASFIRSKSCGGARLDVVVELGTGFQSIVISLKDNFYDKAEALVGVYRDSDRGCSRTLTFDLTKYHE; encoded by the exons ATGCCATCCCGGTCCGCCTCCGGGAAGATCCTCCGGCTGGAGCTGGAGAACTTCAAGTCCTACAAGGGCCACCAAGTCATCGGCCCGTTCTACGATTTCACGGCCATTATTGGCCCCAACGGAGCCGGGAAATCTAATTTGATGGATGCGATAAGCTTCGTCCTTGGTGTGCGGACTGGACAGCTACGTGGGGCCCAGTTGAGAGACCTCGTTTACGCTTTCGACGACCGCGAGAAGGAGCGAAGAGGCCGTAAGGCGCATGTCATGCTGGTGTACCAGCTTCCTGACGGGCCGGAAATTCAATTCACGCGGTCAATTACCACTGCCGGTGGCAGTGAGTATAGGGTAGGGGAGCACGTAGTGAATTGGGACGAGTATAATGCGAAGTTGAGGTCCCTTGGCATTCTAGTCAAAGCGCggaattttcttgtttttcag GGAGACGTGGAGTCTATAGCTTCAAAAAATCCTAAAGAGCTGACAGCACTCCTGGAGCAAATTTCTGGTTCTGAAGAATACAAGAGACAATATGAGGAGCTGGAGCAACAAAAAGCCGAAGTTGATGAAAAGGCAGTGCTTGCCCATCAAAAGAAGAAAACTATTTCTGCAGAGAAAAAGCAGAAGAAGCTGCAAAAAGAGGAAGCTGAAAAACATATCAAATTGCAAGATCAACTG AAATCTTTGAAGCAGGAACATTTTCTTTGGCAACTTTTGAACATACAAAAAGATACTGAAAAGGCAAATGAGGACCTGGATGTTGAGGAAAATGTCCGCAAAGAAATTGTGGATGAACTCGGTAATTATGAGGCTGAAGCAAGCAAGAAGAAGAAAGAGCAGATTGGATACTTGAAAGATATTGCACAGCGTGAGAGGAGGATCACAGAGAAACGGAGTAAAATCGACAAGAGC CAACCTGAGCTTGTAAGATTGAAGGAGGCGATTTTGCGTATAacatcaaaaattaaaagtacaAATAAAGAGCTTAgtaagaaaaaagaagaaaaaaggaGACATACAGAGGAGGTAGAGAAAATTCGGAACGACTTAAGTGATGTGAGTAAGCAACTCGAGGAGTTGAGGAAAAAAGGGCAGGATGCTGGTGGAAAGCTTCAGTTACTTGACAGTCAAATGGAGACTTATCACCAGAT TAAAGAGGAGGCTGGGATGAAAACTGCTAAATTAAAAGATGAGAAGGAGGTTTTAGACAGGCAGCAAAATGCTGAAATCGAAGCCAGgaataatttggaagaaaatattcTGCAGTTGGACAGTCGAAAGCAGGAGCTGGAGTCACAAGAGAAACAAATGCAAACTAGACTTAAAAAAATTCTCGATGCAGTTGGAAAGCACAAGGATGAGCTAACAAGAGTGCGTAAGGAACAACGTGAAATGAAAGACAAACTTGTGGAATCCAG GCGCAAGTATGAAATGCTGAAGGCAAAAATTAGTGATCTGGATAATCAACTGCGGGAACTAAAGGCTGATAGACATGAAAATGAGAGGGATGCCAGGATGTCTCAGTCAGTTGAAACTCTAAATCGCCTCTTTCCTGGTGTTCATGGTCGCATGACTGATCTCTGTCGGCCGACACAGAAGAAGTATAACCTTGCTGTTACTGTTGCTATGGGCAGATTTATGGATGCTGTGGTAGTGGAGGACGAACACACTGGGAAGGAATGTATAAAG TATTTGAAAGAACAAAGGCTTCCTCCACTAACATTCATACCTCTTCAATCGGTGCGTGTGAAGCCAGTTATTGAGAGGTTGCGCACCTTAGGAGGAACAGCCAAGTTGGTCTTTGATGTCATACA ATTTGATCCTGTGCTGGAAAAAGCTATTTTGTTTGCTGTTGGAAATACCTTAGTTTGTGATGATCTTCGTGAAGCTAAAGATCTGAGCTGGAGCGGGCAGAGGTTCAAAG TTGTGACTACTGATGGGACCTTACTGACCAAATCCGGAACCATGACTGGGGGCACAAGCGGTGGAATGGAGGCACGTTCACACAAATGGGATGACAAAAAAATTGAAG GACttaagaagaagaaagaagatCTTGAATCCGAATCTGAAAAGCTTGGATCAATAAGAGAAATGCAGCTCAAGGAGTCTGAAGCATCTGGCAAAATCAGTGGACTTGAGAAAAAAATTCAGTATGCAGAAATCGAGAAG AAAAGCATAGAGGACAAGCTTACCAAAATGAAGGTGGAGAAGAGCAATATAGAAGATGAAATTGGTCGCGTCAAACCTGAATTTCAAAag TTGGAAAATGCTATTAGCACAAGGACATCAAAGATAACATCATTGGAAAAGAGGATCAATGATATAGTTGACCGAATCTACAAGAGATTCAGTGAGTCTGTCGGTGTGAAAAACATTCGAGAATATGAAGAAAATCAACTAAAGGCTGTTGATCAGATGGCTGCAGAGAAGCTCAGCTTGCATAACCAGCATTCAAAGCTAAAGTACCA ATTGGAGTATGAAATGAAACGAGATGTGGGTTCACGAATTGCCAAACTGGAATCAACAATATCTGACTTGAAAAATTCTTTGAAAGAGGTAGAGAAAAGTCAGAATGATTTGAAATCAGCAACGGAGACTGCAAATTCGGAGATCGAGAATTTAAAGGAAGAAGTACAAG CATGGAAGTCAAAATCTGAAGACTGTGAAAAGGATATCCAGGAATGGAAGAAAAAGATATCTGCATCCACTACAAATATTAGCAAGCACAATCGTCAAATTAAGTCCAAG GAGGCTCTGATTGAGCAGTTGAATTTGCAGAAGCAAGAGATATTAGAGAAATGTGAGCTAGAACAAATAGATATTCCAACAGTGGATGACCCTATGGATACCGGATCATCAACACCGGGGCCAGTTTTTGACTTCAGTTTACTGAATAGGTCTCTTCTGCAAAAGTCAAAACCATCTGAAAGGGAcaaaattgaaattgaatttactCAAAAAATAACTTCTTTGATGTCTGAAATCGAAAGAACAGCTCCGAATTTGAAGGCACTTGACCAATATGAGGCTGTGTTGGCAAAGGAAAGAGCTGCATCCAAAGAATGGGAAGCTGCCAGAGATGAGCAGAACAAAATAACTGCTGAATTCAACCGAGTTAAGCAGACGAG GCATGACTTGTTTATGAAAGCCTTTGATCATATATCTGGTAACATCGACAAAATATACAACGAACTCACAAAGAGCAATACACACTCAGTGGGCGGGGCAAGCAGTACCCATGCAGTGGGTGGAACCGCGTATCTGAACTTGGAGAACCCGGATGAGCCATATTTATATGGCATCAAGTACAGTGCTATGCCACCAACCAAGCGGTATCGTGACATGTCACAGCTATCTGGTGGTGAGAAAACTGTAGCAGCACTGGCCCTACTCTTCTCAATCCATAG TTTTAGACCTTCACCATTCTTCATATTAGATGAAGTGGATGCTGCATTAGACAATCTAAATGTGGCCAAAGTTGCTAGCTTTATTCGGTCAAAATCATGTGGTGGAGCAAGGCTAGATGTAGTTGTGGAACTTGGTACCGGATTTCAGAGCATCGTGATCTCACTCAAGGATAATTTTTACGATAAAGCCGAAGCTTTGGTTGGTGTTTACAGAGACTCTGATAGAGG ATGCTCGCGGACGTTGACGTTTGATTTGACAAAATACCATGAATag